One genomic region from Candidatus Tisiphia endosymbiont of Dioctria linearis encodes:
- the mnmE gene encoding tRNA uridine-5-carboxymethylaminomethyl(34) synthesis GTPase MnmE, which produces METIFAQSSKPGKAGVAVFRISGSKSLVALKHLIKNDNATFIPRVMYCKKLINPKNQELIDEAIVAYFQAPASFTGEDVVEIYTHGSIAIAAMLTETLLTIEGLRMAEPGEFTRRAFLNGKFDLTAAEGIADLIEAETVWQHRQAVKQVGGELETLYNGWRQTLLTIIGLLEAYIDFPDEDIPQEILNRVMTLSGELKYAIIKHLDDNRRGELLRTGIKLTILGAPNVGKSSLLNFLMQRDVAIVSNIEGTTRDIIEGHLDIGGYPIILQDTAGIRDSNDLIELEGIKRAIESARMADIKIVMLDAVKLSNSPSLDNLIDDNTIILINKIDLLDDKCQIDMYSNKLKKNYLKISIKDNIGMDSLLKEIENIARNIAGLTETPHITRQRQRAFIEKALEYLKKFNNENFNGENDLVLATEDVRMAIRSLSNVTGKISVEEVLGEIFSNFCIGK; this is translated from the coding sequence ATGGAAACTATTTTTGCTCAAAGCTCTAAACCAGGAAAAGCTGGTGTTGCAGTATTTCGTATTTCTGGTTCTAAAAGCTTGGTTGCATTAAAACACCTAATTAAAAATGATAATGCCACGTTTATTCCTAGGGTCATGTACTGTAAAAAACTTATCAACCCTAAGAATCAAGAATTAATTGATGAAGCAATTGTAGCATACTTCCAAGCTCCAGCTAGCTTTACTGGAGAAGATGTAGTAGAAATATATACTCATGGCAGTATAGCAATTGCTGCCATGCTAACTGAAACATTGTTAACCATCGAAGGTTTAAGAATGGCAGAGCCTGGGGAATTTACCCGTAGGGCGTTTTTAAATGGTAAATTTGATTTAACTGCGGCAGAAGGTATTGCCGATTTAATTGAAGCTGAAACTGTTTGGCAACATAGGCAGGCGGTTAAGCAAGTTGGAGGAGAACTTGAAACACTTTATAATGGGTGGAGACAAACTTTACTGACTATTATTGGTTTACTAGAAGCTTATATTGATTTCCCCGATGAAGATATTCCGCAAGAAATATTAAATAGGGTTATGACTCTTAGTGGTGAACTTAAATATGCTATAATAAAACATCTTGACGATAATAGACGGGGGGAATTACTTCGAACAGGCATTAAATTAACCATTTTAGGAGCTCCTAATGTTGGTAAATCTAGCTTACTTAATTTTTTGATGCAAAGAGATGTTGCCATTGTTTCAAATATTGAGGGGACAACTCGTGACATAATTGAGGGACATCTAGATATTGGAGGATATCCAATTATATTACAAGATACAGCTGGCATAAGGGATAGTAATGATTTAATAGAATTAGAAGGCATCAAACGGGCAATTGAATCAGCAAGAATGGCTGATATCAAAATAGTTATGCTTGATGCGGTAAAATTAAGCAACTCACCCTCATTGGATAATTTAATTGATGACAATACAATAATATTGATTAATAAAATTGATCTGCTAGATGATAAGTGTCAAATAGATATGTATAGCAATAAATTAAAGAAAAATTATTTAAAGATTTCTATAAAAGATAATATTGGGATGGATAGTCTGTTAAAGGAAATTGAAAATATTGCTCGTAATATAGCTGGTTTAACTGAAACCCCGCATATTACTAGACAACGTCAACGAGCATTTATAGAAAAAGCCTTGGAATATTTAAAAAAATTCAATAATGAGAATTTTAATGGTGAAAATGACTTAGTGTTAGCTACAGAAGATGTTAGAATGGCTATTAGAAGTTTGAGTAATGTTACTGGTAAGATTAGCGTTGAAGAAGTGTTAGGGGAAATATTTAGTAATTTTTGTATAGGTAAATAA
- a CDS encoding DUF3857 domain-containing protein, which produces MSYLKSFLHLILLVFVINPTAQARWSSYEDAPIEFKFYNDDININQDGTSETITEMHAKILKESGRDAFSQYRLTYNEYSSHISILEAKTIYHGQEYIVTKDMIEDKPLAFFGKGFDQLRQITISFPKAELGAEIYLKYKYVETKVPVDNFYGTNLSYGMGSYFHASHTKINSKLPLNIKVNDPKGVLKVIKDAESDFHSAEIILEKPVYNALTNEPDNGILNIKHTTWVSLSSLTKWQDLAKQLAPGYSSVINQPLPAIFMNIAESAVDKNTDEEKINFVTSALNEKIQYMGDWRTVSGRYFPRDLEKIASSQIGDCKDFSASTAAILQKLDYKVQPIFVMRGITNFSNPDALPNMGNFNHAMLKVTNKKGKVYWIDPTNLVSMAQGIFPDIANKIALLLDTQEADYTKITNIQPENSQIISCEELVIKNNIVELSGQFDLKGEAASGMSGWGLYYSTEQLKDFTFRRLSGEYLNEEDKKFLELPDLTSRIVKDLTIKYALQQRNRISKTNMGVALTSKSSRSDDIIHTASDQISDIFIGMPETNKKYMTIKNIIVKDCKKLNFEIDTPWIYVNRSCKYQDKDTVFTDIITIKKSLITQEELKTSQYKNLKTKLENEFARVAIILGE; this is translated from the coding sequence ATGAGTTATTTAAAATCTTTTCTTCACCTAATATTATTAGTATTTGTAATAAACCCTACCGCTCAAGCTAGGTGGAGTAGCTATGAAGATGCCCCTATTGAGTTTAAATTTTATAACGACGATATTAATATTAACCAAGATGGCACTTCTGAAACAATAACGGAAATGCATGCAAAAATACTAAAAGAATCAGGGCGTGATGCTTTTTCCCAATATCGCTTGACTTATAACGAATATAGTTCTCATATTTCTATATTAGAAGCTAAAACTATTTATCATGGACAAGAATATATAGTCACTAAAGATATGATTGAGGATAAACCACTAGCCTTTTTTGGTAAAGGTTTTGATCAATTAAGACAAATAACCATATCATTTCCTAAAGCAGAACTTGGAGCAGAAATATATTTAAAATATAAGTATGTTGAAACAAAAGTTCCTGTAGATAATTTTTATGGTACTAATTTATCTTACGGTATGGGCAGTTATTTTCATGCAAGTCATACTAAGATCAATTCTAAATTACCTCTAAACATTAAAGTAAATGATCCAAAAGGCGTATTAAAAGTTATTAAAGACGCTGAAAGTGATTTTCATTCGGCAGAAATTATCTTAGAAAAACCTGTTTACAATGCCCTAACAAATGAACCAGATAATGGTATATTAAATATTAAGCATACTACTTGGGTATCCTTGTCAAGTTTAACCAAATGGCAAGACTTGGCTAAACAACTTGCTCCTGGGTATTCTAGCGTAATTAACCAACCACTTCCTGCAATTTTCATGAATATAGCTGAATCTGCTGTAGACAAGAACACCGATGAAGAAAAAATTAATTTTGTCACTTCTGCATTAAATGAAAAAATCCAATATATGGGTGATTGGCGAACAGTATCAGGTCGTTACTTTCCTAGAGATTTAGAAAAAATAGCCAGTTCGCAAATTGGTGATTGTAAAGATTTTTCTGCAAGTACTGCTGCTATCTTGCAAAAACTTGATTATAAAGTTCAACCTATTTTTGTAATGCGAGGTATTACTAATTTTTCTAATCCAGATGCCTTACCTAACATGGGAAATTTTAATCATGCGATGCTTAAAGTAACTAACAAAAAAGGTAAAGTATATTGGATTGATCCAACAAATCTTGTTAGTATGGCACAAGGAATTTTCCCAGATATTGCTAATAAGATAGCATTGCTATTAGATACTCAAGAAGCCGATTATACAAAGATTACCAATATACAGCCTGAAAATTCACAAATTATATCATGCGAGGAATTAGTTATAAAAAATAATATTGTAGAACTGTCTGGTCAGTTTGATCTGAAGGGAGAAGCAGCATCAGGCATGAGTGGTTGGGGATTATATTATTCAACTGAACAGTTAAAGGATTTTACTTTCCGTAGGTTGAGTGGAGAATATCTTAATGAAGAAGACAAAAAATTCTTAGAATTACCTGATCTTACTTCTCGTATTGTTAAAGATCTTACAATCAAATATGCATTACAGCAAAGAAATAGAATTTCTAAAACAAATATGGGGGTTGCTTTAACTTCAAAGTCTAGTAGATCGGATGATATCATCCATACAGCTTCTGATCAAATATCAGACATCTTTATAGGTATGCCTGAAACTAACAAGAAATATATGACTATCAAAAATATTATAGTTAAAGATTGTAAAAAATTAAACTTTGAGATTGATACTCCCTGGATATATGTGAATAGATCATGTAAATATCAGGATAAAGATACTGTATTCACAGATATAATAACCATAAAAAAGAGCTTGATTACCCAGGAAGAATTAAAAACTTCTCAGTATAAAAATCTTAAAACTAAGTTAGAAAATGAATTTGCTCGAGTTGCGATAATATTAGGTGAGTAA
- a CDS encoding MFS transporter: MNLFIAIIIMEILAGAEVDLFVPSFPDLQDAFNISTFKVEFLLGINLIAHCFTALIVGNLGDRFGRRVIILIGLVIFVIGSVFCLFAMDYYMILFGRFLQGAGISGVAVLCYLVLADIYSVEQQQQMVGTLNGTVTLAMACAPVVGSYVNFLLSWRGNFAILLILGVLCLIIGILFIPKGQANDNVKISLREYSVVFKSKKAIYYLITLIFLFQAYWVFIGIAPILYMRDLGVPIQQFGLYQGALAAIFSVFSFSSGYLLNKFGQKRCFFFSIAALVAFIIAAIILVILKTNDPLTITIVVQLVAIGGIFPCNILFPLALDSIPNAKARFNAIFISGRLIITTICLQLASYFYQGNFTSLAIVMCITIVIALIFCYKLLQEDKIFNKSEL; this comes from the coding sequence ATGAATTTGTTTATTGCTATTATAATTATGGAAATTTTGGCTGGGGCTGAGGTAGATTTATTTGTCCCTAGTTTTCCAGATTTACAAGATGCCTTTAATATTTCTACTTTTAAGGTCGAATTTTTACTAGGAATAAATCTTATAGCCCATTGTTTCACAGCTCTAATTGTTGGAAATTTAGGAGATAGGTTTGGTAGAAGAGTAATTATTCTTATAGGTCTTGTAATATTTGTGATTGGCAGTGTATTTTGCCTGTTTGCCATGGATTATTATATGATATTATTTGGTAGATTCCTGCAAGGGGCTGGTATATCTGGAGTAGCGGTGCTTTGCTATCTAGTACTTGCTGATATATATTCGGTCGAACAACAACAACAAATGGTGGGCACTTTAAATGGTACTGTTACCTTAGCTATGGCTTGTGCACCGGTAGTAGGAAGTTATGTAAATTTTTTGCTTAGTTGGCGAGGTAATTTTGCTATACTGTTAATATTGGGAGTCTTGTGTTTGATAATCGGCATATTATTTATTCCCAAAGGGCAGGCAAATGATAATGTAAAAATATCCCTAAGAGAATATAGCGTAGTCTTTAAGTCCAAAAAAGCTATCTATTATCTAATAACCCTGATTTTTTTATTTCAAGCTTATTGGGTGTTTATTGGTATTGCTCCTATCTTGTATATGCGAGATTTAGGGGTGCCTATTCAACAATTTGGTCTATATCAAGGAGCATTGGCGGCAATATTTTCAGTTTTTAGTTTTAGCAGTGGGTATTTATTAAACAAGTTTGGACAGAAAAGATGTTTTTTCTTTAGTATTGCAGCACTGGTAGCTTTTATAATTGCTGCTATAATTTTGGTTATACTTAAAACTAATGATCCATTAACAATAACAATAGTAGTACAATTAGTGGCAATTGGTGGCATATTTCCTTGTAATATATTATTCCCTCTTGCCTTAGATAGCATACCAAATGCTAAAGCCAGGTTTAATGCTATATTTATCTCAGGAAGATTGATTATTACAACAATATGTTTGCAATTGGCTAGCTATTTTTATCAGGGTAATTTTACGTCATTAGCAATTGTTATGTGCATCACTATAGTTATAGCATTGATTTTCTGTTATAAACTATTGCAAGAAGATAAGATTTTTAATAAATCTGAATTATAA
- the rpsP gene encoding 30S ribosomal protein S16 — MATKIRLARGGAKKRPHYRVVVANATAPRDGDFLEKVGTYNPMLVKGDANRVILKSDRIEYWLSTGAQPTERVARFIEEAGIALPASIKKKMEIKINNRKIKPPKKELKKA, encoded by the coding sequence ATGGCAACAAAAATTCGTTTGGCAAGAGGTGGAGCAAAAAAGCGTCCCCATTATAGAGTGGTTGTAGCAAATGCAACAGCTCCTAGAGATGGTGACTTTTTGGAAAAGGTAGGTACTTATAACCCAATGCTTGTCAAGGGTGATGCAAATCGTGTAATTCTAAAGTCTGATCGTATAGAATATTGGTTAAGTACTGGTGCTCAACCTACAGAGCGTGTGGCGAGGTTTATTGAAGAAGCAGGTATAGCACTCCCAGCCTCGATCAAAAAGAAAATGGAAATAAAAATTAATAATCGTAAAATAAAGCCTCCTAAGAAAGAGTTGAAAAAAGCTTAA
- the rpmG gene encoding 50S ribosomal protein L33: protein MAKKNKNVLVRLVSTAGTGYFLVKKRNPKTQTEKLAFKKYDPVVRKHVPFKEEKIK from the coding sequence GTGGCTAAAAAAAATAAAAATGTTTTGGTAAGACTTGTTAGTACAGCTGGTACAGGGTATTTTTTGGTAAAGAAGCGCAACCCTAAAACCCAAACTGAGAAGTTAGCATTTAAAAAATATGATCCGGTAGTTAGGAAACACGTTCCTTTTAAAGAAGAAAAGATTAAGTAG
- a CDS encoding methylated-DNA--[protein]-cysteine S-methyltransferase, producing MTKIYRYIDLPITLTSSNHLRMLLIADGNFLTGLYFVGQKHMPILSSDYHEQQNSSIFDQTYRELIEYINGARKEFTIAYRFTGTNFQEKVWFAISAIPYGRVISYKNIAELIFAPKAVRAVANAVARNALSIIAPCHRVIGTDGKLTGYAGGLEIKKKLLELEKS from the coding sequence ATGACCAAAATATATAGATATATAGATTTACCAATTACTCTAACATCTTCAAATCATTTGAGGATGTTATTGATAGCGGATGGCAACTTCTTAACAGGTTTATATTTTGTTGGGCAGAAACACATGCCAATTTTAAGCAGTGATTATCATGAGCAGCAAAATTCTAGCATATTTGATCAAACTTACCGAGAGTTAATAGAATACATAAATGGTGCTAGAAAGGAATTTACCATAGCTTACCGTTTCACTGGAACTAATTTCCAAGAAAAAGTATGGTTTGCTATCTCTGCTATCCCTTATGGTAGAGTGATAAGCTACAAGAATATTGCGGAGCTAATATTTGCTCCTAAAGCTGTGCGTGCAGTAGCAAATGCTGTAGCACGTAATGCTTTGTCAATTATAGCGCCATGTCATAGAGTTATAGGTACTGATGGCAAATTAACTGGCTACGCTGGGGGGCTTGAGATCAAGAAGAAACTTTTAGAACTAGAAAAAAGTTAA
- a CDS encoding ABC transporter ATP-binding protein — protein MNKAVLTLKNISKKYQQGKSIVEVLSNVNLTVMQGELVAIIGSSGSGKSTLLHIAGLLDTPNSGVVEINSINYSQNYAHIIRLHNIGFIYQRHHLLKDFTALENVAMPKLIIGNNHKSAFREAEELLVELGLANKIHNMPGELSGGEQQRVAIARSLINNPQIILADEPTGNLDPNTANEVFNLLLKTVNQKNTSIIVVTHNHEMASKMHRVYQLKYGELL, from the coding sequence ATGAATAAAGCTGTATTAACATTAAAAAATATTTCTAAAAAATATCAGCAGGGAAAATCTATTGTTGAAGTATTAAGTAATGTTAACTTAACTGTAATGCAAGGGGAATTAGTTGCAATAATAGGTTCTTCTGGTAGTGGTAAGTCAACTTTACTGCATATAGCTGGTTTACTTGATACCCCGAATAGTGGTGTGGTAGAAATAAATTCAATAAATTATTCCCAGAATTATGCTCATATAATAAGATTGCATAATATAGGTTTTATCTATCAACGACATCATTTACTCAAAGATTTTACTGCCTTAGAGAATGTAGCAATGCCAAAATTAATTATTGGTAATAATCATAAATCAGCTTTTAGGGAAGCAGAAGAGTTATTAGTAGAGTTAGGACTGGCTAATAAAATACATAACATGCCGGGTGAGTTATCTGGTGGCGAACAACAAAGAGTAGCTATTGCCCGTAGTTTAATTAATAATCCTCAAATTATTTTAGCTGATGAACCTACCGGTAATCTAGATCCTAATACAGCTAACGAGGTTTTTAACTTATTGCTCAAAACTGTCAATCAAAAGAATACTTCTATTATTGTGGTAACTCATAATCATGAAATGGCAAGTAAAATGCATAGGGTATATCAATTAAAATATGGTGAATTGTTATAG
- a CDS encoding tyrosine recombinase XerC, translating to MIQKKQQGILELIDKWHKYLKLQRNCSEHTIISYKNDLENFLNFLNHYNSEIITINSLRQVDIRLVRSWLSKRQQDNYLAASNSRGLSAIKNFYKYLEKTTNITCHAIFSIKSPKKAKILPKSLSQDDAQLSIEHIDNFTDLEWIELRNKALLVLIYAAGLRISEALSITKSHLQDLEFIKITGKGKKERIIPWTPIAKDFIEQYLNKLPYSIGEKDPIFLGKLGKKLQAPVFNRELIRLRRFYGLPEHLSAHSFRHSFATHLLENGAELRSIQELLGHKSLSTTQRYTKVSLKHLENIYNNAHPISKSDSKIL from the coding sequence ATGATTCAAAAAAAACAACAAGGAATATTAGAGCTGATAGATAAATGGCATAAATATCTGAAATTACAAAGAAACTGTTCGGAACATACGATAATTTCTTATAAAAATGATTTAGAAAATTTCCTAAATTTCCTAAATCATTATAACTCGGAAATCATAACCATTAATTCTCTAAGGCAAGTTGATATAAGGCTAGTACGGAGCTGGCTTTCTAAAAGGCAGCAAGATAATTACCTAGCAGCTTCTAATTCTAGAGGATTGTCGGCGATCAAGAATTTTTATAAATATCTAGAAAAGACCACTAATATTACTTGCCATGCCATTTTTTCCATCAAAAGTCCTAAGAAAGCTAAAATATTACCTAAATCTTTATCGCAGGATGACGCTCAATTATCTATTGAACATATTGATAATTTTACTGATTTAGAATGGATTGAATTGAGAAATAAAGCCCTATTAGTGCTTATTTATGCTGCTGGGCTTAGAATATCTGAGGCATTATCGATAACTAAATCTCATCTACAAGACTTAGAGTTTATAAAAATAACAGGAAAGGGTAAAAAGGAGAGGATAATACCATGGACGCCAATAGCTAAAGATTTTATAGAACAATATTTAAATAAATTACCTTATAGTATCGGTGAAAAAGATCCAATATTTCTAGGTAAGTTGGGTAAAAAATTACAAGCTCCAGTGTTTAATCGTGAATTGATACGATTACGTCGCTTCTATGGTTTACCGGAGCATTTATCAGCTCATTCCTTTAGGCATAGTTTTGCGACACACTTACTTGAAAATGGAGCAGAATTAAGGTCTATTCAGGAATTACTTGGGCATAAAAGCTTATCAACTACCCAGCGTTATACTAAGGTTAGTCTAAAACATTTGGAGAATATTTATAATAATGCCCACCCAATATCAAAATCTGATAGCAAAATATTATAA
- a CDS encoding ABC transporter ATP-binding protein → MHKTIPCRFINYLKFYKLDIAIVMLALLCVSISLLAIGGAFRQLIDSGLKENYLQSINQSILYISILILIFSTGSFFRSYFINNIAEKIVSQIRQEAYSNIINFDIVCFEDLKIGDIISRLSVDIELIYKLIVNFLSFFVRNSIMLIGGIILMFCQSPKLAAIVIITIPLLLLPLIKFGKYVRNLSKNVLQSQANITANLEESISNICAIQAFNQQANKVAAFNKQISDYLQHAAGRLKIRSVFFALAISVILFSITIVIWIGSRDIAQGHLSSGQMISFIYYAIIAGISSGGIFELLSEVHSSLVASERVFALIDYTSNNQRTNIPMDDYQDNKSSLSIEFDNVSFVYPSRLDNLVIDDLSFKIDKGKFIGIVGRSGAGKSTIMQLMLKFYFPEKGIIRIADQDISKTHDHQIRRMIAYVPQDSSIFSGTIRSNIAFAKPDASREEIIEAANSTGIMDFVQNLKEGLDTEIGEKGIRLSGGQKQRIAISRAILYNPEILLLDEAMSALDSENEQKLLSKLQEIMKGKTILSIAHRISSIEQADEILLIDHGTLIARDTHVKLLEKSEIYKIICQEQSINL, encoded by the coding sequence ATGCATAAGACAATTCCTTGTAGATTTATCAACTATTTAAAGTTCTATAAATTAGATATTGCAATTGTCATGTTGGCATTATTATGTGTGTCAATTTCTTTGCTAGCAATAGGTGGAGCTTTTAGGCAGTTAATCGATAGCGGTTTGAAAGAAAATTATCTACAATCAATCAACCAATCAATATTATATATTAGTATTTTAATATTAATTTTTAGTACGGGTAGTTTTTTCCGTTCTTATTTCATTAATAATATTGCTGAAAAAATCGTTAGTCAAATTAGGCAAGAGGCTTACAGTAACATAATTAATTTCGATATTGTTTGTTTTGAGGATCTCAAAATTGGTGATATCATCTCCCGCCTGAGTGTAGATATAGAACTTATTTATAAGTTGATTGTCAATTTTCTCTCTTTTTTTGTTCGTAACTCAATAATGCTAATTGGTGGAATTATCTTAATGTTCTGCCAGAGTCCTAAACTCGCTGCGATTGTCATTATTACTATACCATTATTATTGCTACCACTAATAAAATTTGGCAAATATGTACGAAATTTATCAAAAAATGTTCTCCAATCACAAGCTAATATTACCGCTAATTTAGAAGAGAGCATATCAAATATTTGTGCAATACAAGCCTTTAATCAGCAGGCAAATAAAGTAGCGGCTTTCAATAAGCAAATTTCTGATTATTTACAACATGCAGCAGGTCGATTAAAAATCCGTTCGGTATTTTTTGCTTTGGCTATTTCAGTTATATTATTCTCTATCACTATAGTTATATGGATAGGTAGCAGAGATATAGCACAGGGTCATTTATCATCAGGTCAAATGATATCATTTATTTATTATGCTATAATCGCTGGCATAAGTAGTGGAGGTATTTTTGAGCTTTTAAGTGAGGTACACTCATCTCTTGTAGCTTCGGAAAGGGTTTTTGCTCTTATAGATTATACTTCCAACAATCAACGTACAAATATTCCAATGGATGATTATCAAGATAATAAATCTTCTTTGAGTATAGAGTTTGATAATGTAAGTTTTGTCTATCCATCAAGATTAGACAATTTAGTTATAGATGATCTGTCATTTAAGATAGATAAAGGTAAGTTTATTGGCATAGTTGGCAGATCGGGGGCTGGTAAAAGTACTATTATGCAATTAATGTTAAAATTTTATTTTCCTGAGAAAGGAATAATTAGAATTGCTGATCAAGATATATCAAAGACTCACGACCATCAGATAAGACGTATGATTGCCTATGTTCCACAAGATTCAAGTATTTTTTCTGGTACGATTAGGTCAAATATTGCTTTTGCTAAACCTGATGCGAGTAGGGAAGAAATAATAGAAGCAGCTAATAGCACAGGAATAATGGATTTTGTCCAAAATCTTAAAGAAGGACTAGATACTGAAATTGGTGAAAAGGGTATTAGATTATCTGGAGGACAAAAACAACGAATAGCTATCAGTAGAGCAATTCTATATAACCCAGAAATTTTACTTTTAGATGAAGCAATGAGTGCTTTAGATAGCGAAAATGAACAAAAATTACTGAGTAAATTGCAAGAAATAATGAAAGGCAAAACTATATTATCGATTGCCCATCGTATTTCAAGTATAGAACAGGCTGATGAAATTTTATTAATTGACCATGGAACGTTAATTGCACGGGATACTCATGTTAAATTGTTAGAAAAAAGTGAAATCTATAAAATAATCTGCCAAGAACAATCAATAAATTTGTAA
- the dksA gene encoding RNA polymerase-binding protein DksA, which yields MSRITLLEGYKPSNDEEYMNPKQLEYFRQKLLEWKRSLLEESRETLNHLKEENWNEPDFNDRASIETDTALELRTRDRYRKLIDKIEEALVRIEKNEYGYCEETGEPIGLKRLEARPVATLCIESQERHESYEKQHIDL from the coding sequence ATGTCTAGAATTACCTTACTGGAAGGATATAAGCCTTCTAACGATGAAGAATATATGAACCCTAAACAGTTAGAATATTTTAGACAAAAACTTCTTGAGTGGAAACGTTCTTTGTTGGAAGAATCGCGGGAGACCTTAAACCATCTCAAGGAAGAAAATTGGAATGAGCCAGATTTTAATGATCGGGCATCAATTGAAACGGATACGGCACTAGAGTTACGAACAAGAGATAGGTATCGTAAGCTTATTGATAAAATAGAAGAGGCTTTGGTAAGGATAGAAAAAAATGAATATGGCTATTGCGAAGAAACTGGAGAACCAATTGGTTTAAAACGTTTAGAAGCAAGACCCGTTGCAACTTTGTGTATTGAATCGCAAGAGCGACATGAAAGCTATGAAAAGCAGCATATAGATTTATAG
- a CDS encoding lipoprotein-releasing ABC transporter permease subunit, protein MIKNNFILKVAVRYFRAKKNERFVSIISGFSLIGVTIGVAALIVVMSVMNGFHYELTKNIIGLNGDISITPVSRSIANYDEINKKLLSKNYIKHISPSVVGQALALGNRANSGAVIKGIDLSELKYKNQILQNVNTGDFTDFSGKDVVAIGNELAYNLGIQAGDKIKLISPNSISTAFGSMPRSKEFMVVATFTSGAYDYDAATILMPLIAAQNFLSFGEVINLIEVITIEPSNAGVFAWEIQNILGSKLRVISWQKSHLQFLNALAVERVAMFTILSLIIMVAAFNIVSSLFMLVKDKTSDIAVLRTIGASTRQIMLIFICNGMFIGVPGTVLGIILGTSFAYNIQSIKNILEKITGTKIFEAAIYYLYSLPSKVKMEDITLVASISIVLCFCATIYPAYKAAKLNPVDALRYE, encoded by the coding sequence ATGATAAAAAATAATTTTATTCTAAAAGTAGCAGTTCGATATTTTAGAGCCAAGAAGAATGAGAGATTTGTTTCTATTATTTCTGGTTTTTCTTTGATCGGTGTAACCATTGGCGTTGCTGCATTGATCGTGGTCATGTCCGTTATGAACGGTTTTCATTATGAATTAACTAAAAACATTATTGGGCTTAATGGCGACATTAGCATAACCCCAGTATCACGTTCTATAGCAAATTATGATGAAATTAACAAAAAGTTACTTAGTAAGAATTATATAAAACATATTTCTCCAAGCGTTGTGGGTCAAGCTCTAGCACTAGGTAACAGAGCAAATAGTGGTGCGGTAATTAAAGGTATAGATTTAAGTGAACTCAAATATAAAAATCAGATTTTACAAAATGTTAATACCGGAGATTTTACTGATTTTTCTGGTAAAGATGTGGTGGCAATTGGTAATGAACTTGCTTATAACCTAGGAATTCAAGCAGGAGACAAAATAAAATTAATTTCTCCTAATTCAATTTCTACTGCCTTTGGTAGTATGCCTAGATCTAAAGAGTTCATGGTTGTGGCTACTTTCACTAGCGGAGCGTATGATTATGATGCAGCAACTATTTTAATGCCGCTTATTGCCGCACAAAATTTCTTGTCTTTTGGTGAAGTTATTAATCTAATCGAGGTAATAACAATAGAACCGAGTAACGCGGGAGTTTTTGCTTGGGAGATACAAAATATTTTAGGCTCAAAATTACGAGTGATAAGTTGGCAAAAATCGCATTTACAGTTTCTAAATGCTTTAGCTGTTGAAAGAGTAGCAATGTTTACTATTCTTTCCTTAATTATTATGGTAGCAGCCTTTAACATCGTTTCTAGCTTGTTTATGTTGGTTAAAGACAAAACCTCAGATATTGCAGTACTGCGTACTATTGGTGCAAGTACTAGGCAGATTATGCTTATTTTTATTTGTAACGGCATGTTTATCGGTGTGCCAGGTACTGTTTTAGGTATAATATTGGGTACAAGCTTTGCTTATAATATTCAGTCTATTAAAAATATTTTGGAAAAAATAACTGGTACTAAAATTTTTGAAGCAGCAATTTATTATTTATATAGTCTACCATCGAAGGTAAAAATGGAAGATATAACATTAGTGGCAAGTATTTCTATAGTTTTATGTTTTTGTGCAACAATTTATCCGGCATATAAAGCTGCTAAATTGAATCCTGTGGATGCCCTTCGTTATGAATAA